GGtcaaaacctcctatctccatttttcattagtttaatgttttcttaaatCAGTACAAAATATGTTGACTCGGACCATTCAGTCTTAAatagtttaaagaaaacaatgttttcCTCTTCCCTCTCTGCAATCATAGGGAGGGAGATTTTTTCAGATGTGTCCGTAGAGTGAGTAGGTTTCTTACCATGCGAACATTTGTCAATAAAATACAACCAAGAAGTCATAAACCTGCTGTAAATCCTAGAATGTCTTATCAGTACACACAGCTGCACTGATCTCAAGGATGTGAATACATGAATGATGACTGCTGAATGTTGTCACATGTGTTATCTTGGATGATAAGAGGTCTACACCCACAAACTACAGCAGCAGTCTCCTCAGGTATCCTAAAAGTAACGACACAATGTTTGGGATTCTGCTGCTTCTCTTTTCCATCCTGAGCCCTGCGCTGGCCTGGCTCGTAAGTTGACATGATAAATGTCCTTGTTGAATACTGCCTCTGTGagctctttaatgtcaataACAAGGTTTGCTTGCAGCCGATGGAGGACTGGGAGTCAGGGAACGTGACTTCATCTGGTGGAGAACTGGAGTGTAAGTGCAGCGTGTTTCTGCCTGACATCAGCTTTCCTGCTGACCGAATGCAACAAATGCAGCAGGTCAGCTCCGACCTGAGAGTGGAGGTGCAGATCCAAATgaaaaatgtgagtttaaaaaatccttatttatgatttttagcATTATTTGTGTTCCTTACAATATGAGCTTAGGCTACACATAGTGTCACCAGttaccagttaaaccatgacaccagttCTGTACTACAgataaaatcaaatgaaaattgAGATGCTTACTGTTTCATTGTTGTAGTCATTACTGAATCTACACAACTTGGCATTGAGCCAatcagtccatggcactgctgaggtgttatgaagcccaggttgctctgatagtaGCCCTCAGCCCTTCTgcattgttgagtctggtgtctctcatcttcctctagaccaggggtgtccaaactataaAAAAAGCAACAGAAGGAGCATCCTCCCAACACTAAACTTAGGACTTAGACGCGCTTTGGAGTTTCTCTATGGGGATCGGgacagaccagttggctggccagtcaaacacagtaataccatggtaaAACACCCTGTGGTCCTGACTGTTTCATGCTGATTTATGCTTTCGTCACTCCTCAGATGGAGAACTATGACGGTAAGCTAAATGTCTACCTGAAGGAGCTGGCACAGCTGAGTTTCCGAGTGGCCATGCTGGAGACCAGCGCTGCCAATTACGTCAAGCTGGACTTTGAGCTGCTAAGGATCGAGCTCAGGGAGTTTGAGGCTCTGGTGTCTCAGCTCAAAGACTCCTTCAACTCCTCCTCACCCGTGCTGGAGGATCTGCTTACAGAGGCAGGCAGAAATCATTCAGCTTCACTGCTCTCTTccaatttttttcttatcttaCTGTGACTTCATCTATTCTTCCAGATTCACAATATGACCAACCTTGTTAACCAAATGGAGACTTTTGATAAAAGCAACCTGGAAGTGATCCGCATTGAGTTTGCTAAGCTGCAGAGGAAGCTGGAGGAATGCCTGAAGGCGCAGGACTACATCGAGCCGGATATTGGTAAATGCATGTGCCATTTTTGTGGTGCAGTATCTGCTTAGCAGGTTGCATGTGACagtaacctttttttcttttccaggcAACTGCAATCACACAGGAATCCTGAGTGTAAGCAAGCCCACAGTGATCCAAATAAATGCCCACTTGAACTCAGGATACCATTATGGCGGCTGGGGAAAAGACTCTAAGCCAGTCCGTGGCTATGAGTCGATGTACTGGTACGGCGCCTACAGCAGTCCCAATGTTTATGAGTTTTACTTGTACTCTGATTATGACAAACTCCTTCAGAGATCCACCTTCACTCATTACACGCTGCCACAAGGCTACGTAGGCACAGGGAATAATTACATTGTCCATGGTAATACAATCTACTATCAGGCTGCTGCTCCTTTCAGAATGTCCAAATTAAACATGACCTCCTCGGTGTTTAGTCACATGGAGATCTCACAGGCAAGCGAGAAATTCACCTACACCTATTCACCAAGCCAGTATCTTGATTTCTCAGCTGATGAGaatggattgtgggtaatgtataCCAATGATGAGGCAAGAGGTAAAATAGTTGTTGCTAAAATCAATGAGAAGTCATTTGGCATTGAGGATGAGTGGACCACCAGTGCATACAAGCCTCTAGCTGGTAATGCTTTCATGGTTTGTGGGGTTATGTACGCCACCAGGCCTAGTGATCTGAAGACAGAGGAGATCTATTATTCCTATGACACCACGACAGGTGAGGAGAAATACATGAGCATTCCCATCCAGAAGTTCCAGGAGAAACTCGTCAACCTGCACTATAACCCCACTGATCAGAGGCTTTACATGTACAACGATGGCTATTATGTGTCCTACAACGTGAGGTTTAACAAAGAGTGAtatgtctttttctttgatcTAATGTATTTTAATTGATACAAATGATCTAAACTGTCTTTCTTGTGTCTGTGCAAGGCATGGAGGCTATTTCTGTTTCTGCAATAAAATCAATGTTGAGCATTCAAATGAGTCTCTTGTTTCATTTCCGTTTAGTTGTGAGTTTCCAAAGGGGTCCATTCTAGGACCATCACTAATCTTATCTTTACTTGGGATTTGTTGAATGTCTCATTTGTTCTTTTGGCAATATTTTCGCCGATGACACAACTCTCTCATTCAAATTTTGGTTTGTTGATAAGGGATGCTAATGCTGCTTTAACTTCAGAAGGTTCAGGTTAATcaaatattctttaaatataaacatacaaagttttttcattttccatgGGAAAAATATACTGTGAGTATATGTTGAAAATTACTCTGTTGAGATGCTTCAGGTATCAACCACTTAGTTTCAAAGAACTTTTGTTGTTGAGAATTTGAGATGGTAGAACAATTTTACACAATAAGAAGAAACAATACCAGCTATCTTGGTACCATAAGAAAGTTTATTCGTGTTCAGGAGCATTCTAAGTAATTAAGGGGCAAATAAGACTTCTACCCACACCTTGCTACTGGTAATCATAACAAGTAACCAAAATTTTGAAGCATCTTTTTCAGATTacaaagccagagaactacAGGACATACCCAATTGTTgaatgaagcctagcgttagttcatgcaggacacgtcATGCCAGTTGATCCCAATTCTCACCTACCAGCTCccgcagccaatcacagctcttcctctcaacACAGAGGTGCATTTAAATATAACATACTtatcactaatccctgcttgcaaagatgctgatgcaccacactgctgctgctggcaaagcttaacctcctccaccccagcctcctcctttatagcagagAGCTTCttgcaccttcatattcagatccatgctactgtggatttactgcttttgaactaattttatttcattcagtacacattgtcataaatgtatctatctatatggGGGGTTTCTAaccatgtgctccctggaaagtcaaagcattctgcttgactaacccagggagcatcttttcagcagagccttctccaccaaataaaactgtatatccattttgcaatgaaatggttCAATGtgtgacaagagtgttcctgacttaaatataaatacccaacaGTACTCCATAAGCAATTACAAGAGCATCATAACCCAAACTAGTGTTACTATCCATTCTTCTGCCACTAATTCTACATTTATTTACTGCATGCCATTTTTATCTCCCAAATAATAATTTGTTTGCTATGAAGATATGTTGGGGCTTTTGAGGAGTGTATTATAAGTTATTTGTTCAATACATATGTGTTCATATTTTCTGTTGATTGTGTGTTTCTCTGATTAtgacaattaaaaatgtttaggtGCAGGTTTCCTCTAAGTACTCTGAGTTCCCTGCCTCCTCTGTCCCACTCTGTATATCTGTAAACTCTGTTTTAATTCACTTATGCATTGTAAAAAAGCAGATTTGTGATGTGAAAACTGTCAGAGCCCTGCCTTTTAGTTCTTTTTTGGTTAAGGTTGCAGCATCTGATACATCTcagccccctcctcttcctctcctgccATCCTGCCACCCCTCCTCTGTAAGCCGGCCCTCCCTTGGGGAGGAAACGACTCTCCTTTGTGCTTTGGTCGGAGCCTGGCTCCATCTGGTACTGAGCACCAAGAACCAGCAGATTAAAGCTTCTGGGCAGGGTTTTCCCTCCATTCATACACAAGGGGAAACATCacgcaaaaacaaaaaacacatattCTCTCAATTTTCTAATGGGATTTGGTTGTATTAAGTTGTACACGCTGACTGTAATCCATTTTAGGAGTGAAActgagggttaaaaatggctttcACTCAGTGCACACAAAAACAGTGCTGTCTCTTTAAAAGCCCAGCATCTGtcaggatgaggaggagggggagtgaGCGCCTTGTGTGGAATGGTACCCTAAAGTGACATCACGCTCAGCCAATCAGCAACCTTGCctgagctctctctctcctcctcctcctctcatgaGAGGAGTGTGATGAGGCGGGTGAAGACACgggtgctgctgctgatgatgcTGCTGGTGTAGCTGCTTGGGTGGAGGGACCAGAGCATGCTCGTGTCACGTCAGGTACACCTCTTTATCATCCCTTTATTTATCCTGGTTGAATAGCTAAATAATGTACTAGGGAGTTCATGTTTAGGGAGAAGATGGGCGGtgatggag
This genomic window from Cheilinus undulatus linkage group 18, ASM1832078v1, whole genome shotgun sequence contains:
- the LOC121525778 gene encoding olfactomedin-4-like, encoding MFGILLLLFSILSPALAWLPMEDWESGNVTSSGGELECKCSVFLPDISFPADRMQQMQQVSSDLRVEVQIQMKNMENYDGKLNVYLKELAQLSFRVAMLETSAANYVKLDFELLRIELREFEALVSQLKDSFNSSSPVLEDLLTEIHNMTNLVNQMETFDKSNLEVIRIEFAKLQRKLEECLKAQDYIEPDIGNCNHTGILSVSKPTVIQINAHLNSGYHYGGWGKDSKPVRGYESMYWYGAYSSPNVYEFYLYSDYDKLLQRSTFTHYTLPQGYVGTGNNYIVHGNTIYYQAAAPFRMSKLNMTSSVFSHMEISQASEKFTYTYSPSQYLDFSADENGLWVMYTNDEARGKIVVAKINEKSFGIEDEWTTSAYKPLAGNAFMVCGVMYATRPSDLKTEEIYYSYDTTTGEEKYMSIPIQKFQEKLVNLHYNPTDQRLYMYNDGYYVSYNVRFNKE